From Musa acuminata AAA Group cultivar baxijiao chromosome BXJ3-8, Cavendish_Baxijiao_AAA, whole genome shotgun sequence, one genomic window encodes:
- the LOC103993354 gene encoding uncharacterized protein LOC103993354, with amino-acid sequence MNRSPIFRMTPEANHYSDYGFDPQIDYFQVLEEARRNSKRGDQRPLGCLHCKLQKFIFKDDVKSKNHRRGWWKSALVFWRRPRPKVGSDSYEQRRAARRPYTHRAAVSGPLYTTEIGGFGRRTCRPISGRLTAAEFGAEAAGLAYLRLRELNPVGDRPTALSPAAPIYIVT; translated from the exons ATGAACAGATCTCCCATTTTTCGTATGACGCCGGAGGCCAACCACTACAGCGACTACGGATTCGACCCCCAAATCGATTACTTCCAG gtgctggaggaggcgcggcgaAACTCGAAGCGCGGCGACCAGCGTCCGCTCGGCTGCCTGCACTGCAAGCTCCAGAAGTTTATTTTCAAGGACGACGTCAAGTCCAAGAATCACCGCCGCGGGTGGTGGAAATCCGCCCTCGTCTTCTGGAGGCGCCCGCGCCCCAAGGTCGGGTCCGACTCCTACGAGCAGCGCCGCGCGGCGCGGCGTCCCTACACCCACAGGGCTGCCGTATCGGGGCCTCTCTACACGACCGAGATCGGCGGTTTTGGGCGCCGCACCTGCCGCCCGATCTCTGGTCGACTGACGGCGGCAGAGTTCGGCGCAGAGGCGGCGGGGCTGGCGTATCTCAGACTTAGGGAGCTCAACCCAGTCGGCGACCGTCCGACGGCCCTCTCCCCAGCGGCACCCATATACATCGTCACATGA